One window of the Pedobacter ginsengisoli genome contains the following:
- a CDS encoding LacI family DNA-binding transcriptional regulator yields MKPASIKDIASKANVSITTVSFILNGKAEQMRISKGVIEKVNTIIKEFDFKPNQVARSLRTGNTQTIGLIVEDISNPFFASIARKIEDKAYKRGYKISYSSTENDPVKAKELIEMFKSRQVDAYIIAPVPGIEAEIKQLLTERIPLVIFDRNLPDIDVNCVVVDNFNGTYIATKHLIDSGKKNIAFVTVDLHVDQINNRFLGYEKALQDNGIKFNKDIYTEIPFDSTDDNTNAQLMLLFEKNPEIDAVLFSTNYLAIKGLLVLKTINKEINDDFSIVAYDDHDVFKLHTPPISVVDQPIEDMAEKIIDVLLNELASANNTLTKREVSKIILQPKFIKR; encoded by the coding sequence ATGAAACCAGCATCAATAAAAGACATTGCCAGTAAGGCTAATGTATCTATCACTACTGTTTCTTTTATTCTGAATGGCAAAGCTGAGCAAATGCGCATCAGTAAAGGGGTTATTGAAAAGGTTAACACCATAATTAAAGAGTTTGATTTTAAACCAAACCAGGTAGCAAGAAGTTTAAGAACCGGAAATACGCAAACTATTGGACTAATAGTAGAGGACATCTCGAACCCTTTCTTTGCCAGTATTGCCAGAAAAATTGAAGATAAGGCTTATAAAAGAGGATATAAAATTAGCTATTCCAGTACTGAGAATGACCCGGTTAAGGCTAAGGAGCTTATAGAAATGTTTAAGTCGAGGCAGGTTGATGCTTACATTATTGCTCCTGTACCTGGCATTGAAGCTGAGATTAAACAATTGCTTACAGAGCGTATTCCTCTGGTGATATTCGATAGGAACTTGCCTGACATAGATGTTAATTGTGTGGTTGTAGACAACTTTAATGGTACTTACATTGCCACAAAACATCTTATTGATAGCGGTAAAAAGAACATAGCCTTTGTTACTGTAGATTTGCACGTAGACCAGATAAACAATCGTTTTTTAGGGTACGAAAAAGCGCTTCAGGATAATGGTATTAAGTTTAATAAGGATATTTATACAGAAATACCATTTGACAGTACTGACGATAATACCAATGCTCAGTTAATGTTGTTATTTGAAAAGAACCCTGAAATTGATGCGGTGTTATTCTCTACCAACTACCTGGCAATTAAAGGTTTGTTGGTTCTAAAAACTATAAACAAGGAAATCAATGATGATTTTAGTATTGTAGCTTACGATGATCACGATGTATTTAAATTACATACACCGCCTATTAGTGTTGTAGATCAGCCTATTGAAGATATGGCCGAGAAGATCATTGATGTACTTTTAAATGAACTTGCATCGGCCAATAATACGTTAACAAAAAGAGAAGTAAGTAAAATTATACTTCAACCTAAATTTATAAAAAGATGA
- a CDS encoding phospho-sugar mutase produces MQLEAATLNTINEWLNGNYDEKTKLEIQQLLDKEAFTELTDSFYRSLEFGTGGLRGIMGAGSNRINKYTIGTATQGLANYLQKKYPGEKVKVAIAHDSRNNSDYFAKITADVFSANGIHVYFFKALRPTPELSFAIRELGCRSGVMLTASHNPKEYNGYKAYGADGGQFTAPDDTLVMDEVANIKSIDEVKFDRIDSNIELIGEDIDQLYLDKITELSVSPEAIARQKDLKIVYSPIHGTGITLVPKALEQFGFTNLTLVEEQSTPDGNFPTVVYPNPEEKEALTLALKKAQEIDADLVLATDPDADRVGIAVKNNDGEFVLLNGNQTGSLLINYLLSAWEEKGKLTGEQYIVKTIVTSNLIETIAKAKNVTYYNTLTGFKWIGQLMTNLEGKKTFIGGGEESYGYLIGELVRDKDAVVSCAFIAEMTAFYKDKGSSLYNAMLDMYVQYGLYKEELVSITKKGKTGAEEIKAMMEKFRNNPPVTLGGSKVATLKDYELGVETDLIANQKKQLELPKSDVLQFITEDGSIISARPSGTEPKIKFYCSVNAPLKDKASFKAADAELSAKVKAIMNDLEV; encoded by the coding sequence ATGCAATTAGAAGCAGCTACATTAAATACCATAAACGAATGGCTTAATGGCAATTACGACGAAAAAACTAAGCTGGAAATACAGCAGTTGCTAGATAAAGAAGCTTTTACTGAGCTTACTGATTCATTTTACAGAAGCCTGGAATTTGGTACAGGCGGTTTACGCGGAATAATGGGCGCAGGATCTAACAGGATCAATAAATACACAATTGGAACTGCAACACAAGGTTTAGCTAACTATCTTCAAAAAAAATATCCGGGAGAAAAGGTAAAAGTTGCCATTGCTCACGATAGTAGGAATAATTCTGATTATTTTGCAAAGATCACTGCTGATGTGTTTTCGGCAAATGGAATACATGTTTATTTCTTTAAAGCACTGAGACCTACGCCAGAATTATCTTTCGCTATCCGCGAATTGGGCTGCCGAAGCGGTGTAATGCTTACTGCTTCTCATAATCCAAAAGAGTATAACGGTTATAAGGCATATGGTGCAGATGGCGGACAATTTACCGCACCTGATGATACCCTTGTAATGGACGAAGTTGCCAATATTAAAAGTATTGATGAGGTTAAATTTGATCGTATTGACAGTAATATAGAACTTATTGGAGAAGATATTGATCAGCTTTATCTGGATAAAATCACTGAACTTTCAGTATCACCTGAAGCTATTGCCCGCCAAAAAGATCTTAAAATTGTATACTCTCCTATTCATGGTACAGGAATTACTTTGGTTCCTAAAGCACTTGAACAATTCGGTTTTACAAATTTAACGCTGGTTGAAGAGCAAAGTACTCCTGATGGTAACTTCCCAACCGTTGTATATCCAAACCCGGAAGAAAAAGAGGCCTTAACACTAGCACTTAAAAAAGCTCAGGAAATAGATGCTGATCTTGTTCTGGCAACAGATCCTGATGCCGATCGTGTTGGTATTGCGGTTAAAAACAATGATGGTGAATTTGTGCTCCTAAACGGAAACCAAACAGGTAGCTTATTGATCAATTATCTGTTAAGTGCCTGGGAAGAAAAAGGTAAACTTACCGGAGAGCAGTATATTGTTAAAACTATTGTAACATCAAATTTAATAGAAACAATAGCTAAGGCTAAGAATGTTACTTATTACAATACCTTAACAGGTTTTAAATGGATTGGTCAATTAATGACAAATCTTGAAGGAAAGAAAACGTTTATAGGTGGTGGCGAAGAGAGCTACGGTTACCTTATAGGGGAACTAGTAAGAGATAAAGATGCTGTTGTATCATGTGCTTTTATTGCAGAAATGACTGCTTTTTACAAAGATAAAGGCAGTAGTTTATATAACGCTATGCTTGATATGTATGTGCAGTATGGTTTGTATAAAGAAGAATTGGTATCTATAACCAAAAAAGGAAAAACAGGTGCTGAAGAAATTAAAGCAATGATGGAGAAATTCAGAAACAATCCTCCTGTTACACTTGGTGGTTCTAAAGTTGCAACCTTAAAAGACTATGAATTGGGTGTAGAAACAGATCTTATCGCAAATCAAAAGAAACAATTGGAGCTACCTAAATCAGATGTACTTCAATTTATTACTGAAGATGGAAGTATTATCTCGGCCAGACCATCAGGTACCGAGCCTAAAATTAAATTCTACTGCAGTGTAAATGCACCACTTAAAGATAAGGCTAGTTTTAAAGCAGCTGATGCTGAGTTAAGTGCCAAAGTAAAAGCTATAATGAATGATTTAGAGGTTTGA
- a CDS encoding aspartate kinase, with translation MRILKFGGTSVGSPERMKKLLDIINPAEEQIVVLSAVSGTTNSLVEISAKLLKEDKQAALSLINALHQKYNEFVAELLVEGDFREQGQEVVNYHFNFLETLVNDLFTPIEEKVVLAQGELLSTTLYHIYLKSIGVPSVLLPALDFMKTDEDNEPDVPFTTKHLQPILDQNKGNKLFITQGFICRNSFGEVDNLRRGGSDYTASLIGAAILAEEVQIWTDIDGMHNNDPRIVKGTKPISQLSFDEAAELAYFGAKILHPQSVFPAQKYKIPVRLLNTMEPSASGTLITNDSEKGKIKSIAAKDGITAIKIQSSRMLLAYGFLRRVFEIFERYKTPIDMITTSEVAVSVTVDFTDNLDKIIEELHDFGSVEVDNNQSIVCVVGDFSAEKHGYAARVLDSIKHIPVRMISYGGSNYNISLLINTDDKTEALKSLHNRLFE, from the coding sequence ATGAGAATATTAAAGTTTGGAGGAACTTCTGTAGGAAGCCCTGAGCGGATGAAAAAATTGCTGGATATCATTAATCCGGCAGAAGAACAAATTGTAGTGCTTTCAGCAGTGTCTGGCACAACGAACAGTTTAGTGGAAATTTCAGCCAAACTTTTAAAGGAAGATAAACAGGCTGCGTTAAGTCTTATTAACGCATTACATCAAAAATATAATGAATTTGTAGCCGAGCTTTTAGTAGAAGGTGATTTTCGCGAACAAGGCCAGGAAGTGGTAAATTATCACTTTAACTTCCTTGAAACATTGGTAAACGATCTTTTTACACCGATTGAGGAAAAAGTAGTACTTGCACAAGGCGAGTTATTATCAACCACATTATATCATATCTATCTTAAATCGATAGGCGTTCCATCTGTATTGCTTCCTGCTTTGGATTTTATGAAAACTGATGAGGACAATGAACCTGATGTTCCTTTTACAACCAAGCACTTACAACCAATATTAGATCAAAATAAAGGAAATAAACTGTTTATTACACAAGGGTTTATTTGCAGAAACAGCTTTGGCGAAGTAGATAACCTTAGACGTGGCGGAAGTGATTATACTGCATCGCTGATTGGTGCGGCCATTTTAGCTGAAGAAGTTCAGATATGGACCGATATTGATGGTATGCACAATAATGATCCAAGAATAGTTAAAGGAACTAAACCTATTTCTCAGCTTTCATTTGATGAGGCTGCTGAGTTGGCTTACTTTGGTGCTAAGATATTACACCCACAATCTGTTTTTCCTGCTCAAAAATATAAAATTCCGGTAAGGCTATTGAACACAATGGAGCCATCGGCTTCTGGTACTTTGATTACTAATGACAGTGAAAAGGGCAAGATAAAATCTATTGCCGCTAAAGATGGCATCACTGCAATTAAGATCCAATCGAGCAGAATGTTATTGGCTTATGGTTTCTTACGTCGTGTTTTTGAGATCTTTGAGCGTTATAAAACACCAATAGATATGATCACTACTTCTGAAGTAGCTGTTTCAGTAACTGTTGATTTCACAGACAATCTTGATAAAATTATTGAAGAGCTACATGATTTTGGAAGTGTTGAAGTGGATAACAATCAATCGATAGTTTGTGTAGTGGGCGATTTTAGTGCAGAGAAACATGGGTATGCGGCTCGTGTGCTAGATTCAATTAAACACATTCCCGTACGCATGATATCGTATGGTGGTAGCAACTATAACATTTCGTTGTTGATTAACACTGATGATAAAACTGAAGCTTTAAAAAGCTTACATAACCGCTTATTTGAATAA
- the lysA gene encoding diaminopimelate decarboxylase: MFSDKDISHFANLETPFYFYDLTLLQKTLSTCADAAKLYNFHVHYAMKANFNERVLEKIKDTGFGADCVSGGEVSKAIEVGFKKNQVVFAGVGKSDKEINGALDNDIFCFNVESIQELEVINELAGKKNKKARVAIRINPNVDAHTHHNITTGLDENKFGINSWDLPLCAETLKKSANLEFLGIHFHIGSQITNLDVYKNLCVRVNEFAAWFEERGFTVKVLNVGGGLGIDYHNPEQQIPDFGAYFKIFSEFLNVRSNQEVHFELGRALVGQSSSLISKVLYVKNGKKKNFIILDAGMTELMRPALYQAYHKISNISKLAEADAVKYDVVGPICESTDCFGKEVELPTTLRGDLIALNSTGAYGEVMASHYNLRENIVSVYNTDI; this comes from the coding sequence ATGTTTTCTGATAAAGATATATCGCACTTCGCAAATTTAGAAACACCTTTCTATTTCTACGATCTTACTTTGCTGCAAAAAACGCTTAGTACTTGTGCTGATGCCGCTAAGTTATATAATTTTCATGTGCACTATGCCATGAAGGCAAACTTCAATGAGCGGGTTTTAGAAAAAATTAAGGATACAGGCTTTGGAGCTGATTGTGTTAGTGGAGGTGAAGTAAGCAAAGCGATAGAAGTTGGTTTTAAAAAGAATCAGGTAGTTTTTGCCGGTGTTGGTAAATCTGATAAAGAAATTAATGGGGCTTTGGATAACGATATCTTCTGTTTTAATGTAGAATCTATTCAGGAGCTTGAAGTTATAAATGAATTAGCCGGTAAGAAAAACAAAAAGGCCAGGGTAGCTATTCGGATTAATCCTAACGTAGATGCACACACGCATCATAACATTACCACAGGTTTGGATGAGAATAAGTTTGGTATAAACTCATGGGATTTGCCATTGTGTGCCGAGACTTTAAAGAAATCAGCTAACCTGGAGTTTCTTGGCATTCATTTCCATATTGGTTCTCAGATAACTAATCTTGATGTATATAAAAATCTTTGTGTACGTGTAAATGAATTTGCAGCATGGTTTGAAGAAAGAGGATTTACCGTAAAAGTATTAAACGTTGGTGGTGGTTTGGGTATTGATTATCATAATCCGGAACAACAGATTCCTGACTTCGGTGCCTACTTCAAAATATTCTCGGAGTTTCTAAATGTCAGATCAAATCAGGAAGTTCATTTTGAATTGGGCCGTGCCTTGGTAGGGCAATCTTCATCTTTGATAAGTAAAGTATTGTATGTAAAGAATGGGAAGAAAAAGAACTTTATTATTCTTGATGCAGGAATGACAGAGTTGATGAGACCGGCACTTTACCAGGCATATCATAAAATATCTAATATTTCAAAATTAGCTGAAGCAGATGCTGTAAAGTATGATGTTGTTGGCCCTATTTGTGAAAGCACAGATTGTTTTGGTAAAGAGGTAGAATTGCCAACAACACTTCGTGGAGATCTTATTGCTTTAAATAGCACTGGTGCTTACGGTGAGGTAATGGCTTCGCATTACAATTTAAGAGAAAATATTGTGTCTGTTTATAATACGGATATTTAA
- a CDS encoding SRPBCC domain-containing protein, which yields MKTYKKYTYLPAPPEEVYWALTKAQSIQLWTGAEVEFTEEANTEFSFWEGDITGKNIEFDYGKKIVQQWYFGEDNEPSIVTIKLHEDKKGTSLEFVQTNIPDEDFKDFTEGIEEYYLGGLIDFFEE from the coding sequence ATGAAGACATATAAAAAATACACTTACCTGCCTGCCCCGCCTGAAGAGGTTTATTGGGCATTAACAAAGGCGCAAAGCATACAATTGTGGACCGGTGCTGAGGTTGAATTTACAGAAGAAGCCAATACTGAATTTTCTTTTTGGGAAGGTGATATTACCGGCAAAAACATTGAATTTGACTATGGTAAAAAAATAGTTCAGCAATGGTATTTTGGCGAAGATAATGAGCCATCAATAGTAACTATTAAACTACACGAAGATAAAAAGGGAACTTCGCTGGAATTTGTTCAAACGAATATTCCCGATGAGGACTTTAAGGATTTTACCGAAGGTATTGAAGAGTACTATTTAGGTGGTCTGATTGACTTTTTTGAGGAATAA
- a CDS encoding DUF3857 domain-containing protein, which produces MPLLTLRKSLRILLPLLFVLLVISVNSYGQGKGFSVNKTEPSWLVKIVEKKVKTPLKDVSDGYYLSLYENQNHVERKEEFVHIIREIVSDAGVQNGSQISISYAPDYQKLIFHKVVVWRNNIPQDQLSASKFKILQSEKELSRFIYNGTYEAFLLLDDVRKGDRIEFSYSLQGDNPIFGKKFSSTVYLEGQTSISHVYTNIIFDKNRSLNTKNFAGADAPKVTVKDNLKFYEWESTLTKTHRGVDFEPSWYNPLKRSQVSEYKNWNEVVEWGLAINDYSDLKTPLVDKKVAELKSKAGNDKKKYIELATRFVQDEIRYMGIEIGPYSHRPNSPENILKQRYGDCKDKSLLLVHLLKAMDIKGYMAYVDTYLRDKTTDFLPSPFIFNHVIVMVEYDYFKTWIDPTISYQRGSFDNFYSPDYGNALVLKKNVNSLEKIESNPAGKIISDLDFILADTTENAITQLLIKTTYTDNYADNIRAEIAASGTDGAEKNYLEYYTKLYPEIELKDALKYVDDEENNTVEITESYQINNAWADSNDGNDKQFYFYGDLIQHELRSIKGSKRIAPLAMSNHVNIQQRISITMPYDADLGTESFKIENDKYYFELYRFQRGRKATFDYTFRTMTGVIEPDEVKNYIKESKKITEYLTYHVNRKASALSAGGSGVNAIAVIPFIIATIITGFFALRFYRKSSDFDIEKIAYASNINGWLVFLGMRVVYLPFMMLLSPIILGLFGNDFWIRMGAFGSSQWIVRGLFLIEGVFYGFMFAYSIYCALLFFNRRSSFPKQFIILSISHTGFLIFDLAIGFYVEYISGTASASIKEVPRVIWALVIITAWIWYLLKSEKVKETFVFTYPKTKWEWALAEYYSEQYKPKTTVLQEPEYNANQEVITETNEPASVESEKPRE; this is translated from the coding sequence ATGCCGCTCTTAACACTTCGTAAATCTTTAAGGATACTTTTACCTTTATTGTTTGTTTTATTGGTTATTTCAGTAAATAGCTATGGACAAGGGAAAGGCTTTTCTGTAAATAAAACTGAACCTTCATGGTTAGTAAAAATTGTAGAAAAAAAGGTTAAAACTCCATTAAAAGATGTTTCTGATGGGTACTATTTGTCGCTCTATGAAAACCAAAATCATGTAGAACGCAAAGAGGAATTTGTTCATATAATAAGAGAGATTGTTTCTGATGCCGGAGTTCAAAATGGTTCTCAAATCTCCATTAGCTATGCTCCTGATTATCAAAAACTCATTTTTCATAAGGTAGTTGTCTGGCGAAATAATATCCCTCAGGACCAATTATCTGCAAGTAAATTTAAAATCCTGCAATCCGAAAAAGAGCTTTCAAGATTTATTTACAATGGAACTTATGAAGCCTTTTTACTACTGGATGATGTAAGAAAAGGTGATAGAATTGAGTTTTCTTATTCGTTACAAGGTGATAATCCAATATTCGGCAAAAAGTTTTCGTCAACAGTTTATTTAGAAGGCCAAACCAGCATAAGCCATGTTTATACCAATATAATTTTTGATAAAAACAGATCGCTCAATACAAAGAATTTTGCCGGGGCCGATGCACCAAAGGTTACTGTAAAAGACAATCTTAAGTTTTATGAATGGGAAAGTACACTAACTAAAACTCATCGTGGAGTTGATTTTGAGCCGTCATGGTATAATCCTTTAAAAAGATCTCAGGTAAGCGAATATAAAAACTGGAATGAGGTAGTTGAATGGGGCTTGGCTATAAATGATTACTCTGATTTAAAAACTCCGCTTGTTGACAAAAAGGTAGCAGAATTAAAATCAAAAGCCGGTAACGATAAAAAGAAATACATTGAATTGGCCACCAGGTTTGTTCAGGATGAAATCAGATACATGGGAATTGAAATAGGCCCTTACTCCCATCGCCCCAATTCTCCTGAAAACATATTAAAACAAAGGTATGGCGACTGCAAGGATAAATCGTTACTGCTTGTTCATTTGTTAAAAGCAATGGACATTAAAGGGTATATGGCCTATGTGGATACTTATTTAAGGGATAAAACCACTGATTTTTTACCTAGTCCTTTTATTTTTAACCACGTAATTGTAATGGTTGAATACGACTATTTTAAAACCTGGATTGACCCAACCATCTCTTATCAACGTGGATCATTTGATAATTTCTATTCTCCTGATTACGGCAATGCACTTGTACTTAAAAAGAATGTAAATAGCCTGGAGAAAATAGAAAGCAATCCGGCAGGTAAAATAATTTCTGATCTTGATTTTATTTTAGCTGATACTACAGAAAACGCTATAACACAACTGCTGATAAAAACCACTTATACAGATAATTATGCAGATAACATCAGAGCGGAAATAGCTGCGTCTGGCACTGATGGTGCAGAAAAGAATTACCTTGAATACTATACTAAGTTGTATCCTGAAATTGAATTGAAGGATGCGCTTAAATATGTAGATGATGAAGAGAACAATACCGTAGAAATTACTGAAAGTTATCAGATTAATAATGCCTGGGCAGACAGTAACGATGGAAATGATAAGCAATTCTATTTTTATGGCGACTTGATACAGCATGAACTTAGAAGTATTAAAGGGAGTAAAAGAATTGCCCCGTTGGCAATGTCAAATCATGTAAATATTCAGCAAAGGATATCTATTACAATGCCTTATGACGCAGACCTCGGAACAGAGTCTTTTAAAATCGAAAATGATAAGTATTATTTTGAGCTTTACCGGTTTCAGCGAGGTCGTAAGGCAACATTCGATTACACTTTTCGTACAATGACCGGCGTTATTGAACCCGATGAGGTTAAAAACTACATAAAGGAAAGTAAAAAAATTACTGAATATTTAACTTATCATGTTAACCGTAAGGCATCTGCCCTCTCTGCAGGTGGTTCTGGTGTAAACGCTATTGCTGTTATTCCTTTTATTATAGCTACTATAATTACGGGGTTCTTTGCCTTGCGCTTTTATCGTAAAAGTTCAGACTTTGATATTGAAAAAATCGCATATGCCAGTAATATTAATGGCTGGCTGGTATTTCTGGGAATGAGAGTTGTTTACTTACCATTCATGATGTTATTAAGTCCGATAATTTTAGGTCTTTTTGGTAATGATTTTTGGATCAGAATGGGCGCCTTCGGTTCATCACAATGGATTGTAAGAGGCTTATTCCTTATTGAAGGAGTTTTTTACGGCTTTATGTTTGCATATAGTATTTATTGTGCGCTGCTATTCTTTAACAGACGATCCAGTTTTCCTAAACAATTCATTATCCTTTCTATTTCACATACGGGATTTCTTATCTTTGACCTTGCCATTGGTTTTTACGTGGAGTATATATCAGGAACAGCTTCAGCAAGCATCAAAGAAGTTCCGCGCGTAATTTGGGCCTTGGTAATTATAACTGCCTGGATCTGGTACTTATTGAAGTCTGAAAAGGTAAAAGAAACTTTTGTATTTACTTACCCTAAGACCAAATGGGAATGGGCATTGGCAGAATATTACAGTGAACAATATAAGCCAAAAACAACTGTTTTACAGGAACCTGAATATAATGCTAATCAGGAAGTAATAACAGAAACAAATGAGCCGGCAAGTGTTGAATCTGAAAAACCGCGAGAATAA
- a CDS encoding acyl-CoA dehydrogenase family protein, with amino-acid sequence MNKSAKKDLYEAPDYYLLDELLSEEHKLIRSTVRDWVKKELSPIIEDYAQRAEFPKQVIKGLGEIGAFGPTIPVEYGGAGLDYTAYGIIMQEIERGDSGIRSTASVQGSLVMYPIFAYGTEEQRKKYLPKLATGELMGCFGLTEPDHGSNPGGMVTNIKDNGSHYLLNGAKMWISNAPFADIAVVWAKDESGKIRGMVVERGMEGFTTPETHGKWSLRASATGELVFDNVKVPKENIFPEISGLKGPLGCLNQARYGIAWGALGAAMDCYDTALRYSKERVQFGKPIGGFQLQQKKLAEMITEITKGQLLVWRLGTLKSENRATSEQISMAKRNSVEIALDIARNARQMLGGMGITGEYSIMRHMMNLESVVTYEGTHDIHLLITGMDVTGINAFK; translated from the coding sequence ATGAATAAATCTGCCAAGAAAGACCTTTACGAAGCTCCCGACTATTATTTACTTGACGAATTACTTTCTGAAGAACATAAATTGATCCGGTCTACTGTTAGAGATTGGGTTAAAAAGGAATTAAGCCCAATAATTGAAGATTATGCGCAAAGAGCGGAATTCCCGAAACAGGTTATTAAAGGGCTAGGAGAAATAGGAGCTTTTGGCCCTACCATCCCAGTTGAATATGGAGGCGCTGGCCTTGATTATACTGCATATGGGATTATTATGCAGGAAATAGAGCGGGGCGATTCTGGTATTAGGTCTACCGCTTCTGTACAAGGCTCGTTGGTTATGTATCCTATTTTTGCTTACGGCACAGAAGAACAACGCAAAAAATACCTGCCTAAACTTGCCACCGGAGAGCTGATGGGTTGTTTTGGATTAACAGAGCCAGATCATGGTTCTAATCCGGGTGGCATGGTAACCAACATTAAAGATAATGGAAGCCACTATTTATTAAATGGTGCAAAAATGTGGATTTCTAATGCTCCATTTGCTGACATAGCAGTTGTCTGGGCTAAAGATGAATCAGGAAAAATAAGAGGAATGGTTGTGGAACGGGGCATGGAAGGCTTTACAACCCCTGAAACGCACGGGAAATGGAGCTTAAGGGCTTCTGCAACAGGTGAATTGGTATTTGATAACGTTAAGGTTCCTAAAGAAAATATTTTTCCTGAAATAAGTGGATTAAAAGGTCCATTAGGTTGCCTAAATCAGGCACGTTATGGTATTGCATGGGGTGCTTTGGGTGCTGCTATGGATTGCTATGATACTGCCTTACGCTATTCTAAAGAACGTGTTCAGTTTGGCAAACCGATTGGCGGATTTCAGCTACAGCAAAAAAAACTAGCCGAAATGATTACCGAAATAACTAAAGGTCAATTATTAGTTTGGCGCTTAGGTACATTAAAAAGTGAAAACAGGGCTACATCTGAACAGATTTCTATGGCAAAAAGAAACAGTGTAGAAATTGCTTTAGATATTGCACGTAATGCCCGACAAATGCTTGGCGGTATGGGAATTACAGGTGAATATTCAATTATGAGACACATGATGAATCTGGAATCTGTAGTAACTTACGAGGGAACCCATGATATTCATTTATTAATTACAGGAATGGATGTAACGGGCATAAATGCATTTAAATAA
- a CDS encoding dihydroneopterin aldolase, with translation MTGVQNYIQTVALRDVKCYAFHGYYPEEQLTGIYFMVDVVVTFTPNTDTENLERTVNYEILNNIILDEMKNTRKMLETVVKSILDRVVKNYPFVHTAEVGIRKLNPPMPGEIGHSFVQLSYRSANS, from the coding sequence ATGACCGGTGTTCAAAACTATATACAGACTGTTGCACTAAGAGATGTTAAATGTTATGCATTTCATGGCTATTACCCTGAAGAACAACTTACAGGTATCTATTTTATGGTTGATGTAGTGGTTACATTTACACCGAATACGGATACAGAAAATCTGGAAAGAACTGTAAACTATGAGATTTTGAACAACATTATTTTGGATGAAATGAAAAACACCCGCAAAATGCTCGAAACAGTTGTTAAAAGTATTTTAGACAGAGTGGTTAAAAATTATCCGTTTGTACACACTGCCGAGGTTGGTATTAGAAAACTAAATCCGCCAATGCCAGGTGAAATTGGGCACTCATTTGTGCAATTAAGTTATCGCTCTGCTAATTCATAA